The following are from one region of the Bacteroidota bacterium genome:
- a CDS encoding ATP-binding protein, which produces MGRASKRAQDTSGAGNLVTDHPPKQSVQPADAVEKLNAYQLKLERQNQQLRSSQAELEESHNAFRQLFELAPIGYFVFDKDSLVHDVNLTGINMLQTARRRVLHKPFLRYLNPEDKHQFNQHILHVIETGDKQACDLRLLRNDGSAFYVEIQSILIRNNDNGPVLVRSAMMDITVRRQMEEELITEREKALQAARFMNEFLANMSHEIRTPLAGVIGFAEVLEEELPSEHREIAQLIARGGNRLLHTLNSVLDFAKLKAHNHKLVQTPINVVDRVQKHCRLLSALAKQQKLSLEYTGATDPLYALLDPNSLDRILDNLIGNAIKYTPEGKVTVGVFASEDELKIEIQDTGIGINKDFLPQIFEPFRQEYMGDDRPYEGVGLGLTITKRLVDLMNGNISVKSDQDKGSTFTVAFPLLTNALDQLVPEEPQVPNVSKNFVVPQYKMLVVEDNLETQLLVKRLLKPNLEVVLIDSFDAALVAFNNASFDMVLLDINLGEKRTGTDLLHKLRALPGKAPFYAVAFTAYALPTDRSNFLTQGFDDYLPKPFTRSDLMDLLQRASLVRASEM; this is translated from the coding sequence ATGGGACGCGCTTCTAAACGTGCACAGGATACTTCCGGTGCTGGGAATCTGGTTACCGATCATCCGCCAAAACAATCTGTCCAACCTGCTGATGCAGTCGAGAAACTGAACGCGTATCAACTCAAACTTGAGCGTCAAAACCAGCAACTCCGTAGCTCCCAGGCAGAACTGGAAGAATCGCACAATGCTTTCCGGCAACTCTTTGAACTGGCGCCAATTGGCTATTTTGTATTTGATAAAGACAGCCTCGTGCACGATGTCAACCTGACAGGCATCAACATGCTGCAGACAGCCCGCCGCAGGGTTCTGCATAAACCTTTCCTTCGCTACCTGAATCCCGAAGATAAACACCAATTTAATCAGCACATCCTGCACGTTATTGAAACGGGTGACAAACAAGCCTGCGATCTGCGGTTGCTTCGCAATGATGGGAGCGCCTTTTACGTAGAGATCCAGAGCATCCTGATACGCAATAACGACAACGGCCCGGTGCTGGTACGCTCAGCCATGATGGATATCACCGTGCGCCGGCAAATGGAAGAGGAGTTGATTACAGAGCGCGAAAAGGCATTGCAGGCAGCACGGTTTATGAACGAGTTTCTAGCAAACATGAGCCACGAAATCCGAACCCCGTTGGCCGGCGTCATCGGATTTGCAGAAGTTCTGGAAGAAGAGCTGCCCAGCGAGCACCGTGAAATTGCCCAGCTTATCGCCCGCGGCGGAAACAGGCTTCTCCATACCCTTAATTCGGTGCTCGACTTTGCCAAATTGAAAGCGCACAACCACAAACTGGTACAAACACCCATTAATGTAGTTGATCGGGTGCAGAAACATTGCAGGCTGCTATCGGCACTGGCAAAACAACAAAAGCTGAGCCTAGAATATACGGGTGCGACCGATCCACTTTATGCCCTGCTCGACCCAAACTCGCTCGACCGTATTCTGGACAACCTCATTGGCAATGCCATCAAGTACACTCCTGAAGGCAAAGTAACTGTGGGCGTTTTTGCTTCGGAAGACGAACTCAAAATTGAAATCCAGGATACCGGTATTGGCATCAACAAAGACTTCCTCCCTCAAATTTTTGAACCGTTCCGCCAGGAATATATGGGAGATGATCGGCCGTATGAAGGCGTCGGACTCGGACTCACCATCACCAAGCGCCTCGTCGATCTGATGAATGGTAATATTTCCGTTAAAAGCGATCAGGATAAAGGCAGCACTTTTACAGTAGCCTTCCCGCTGCTAACCAACGCACTGGATCAACTTGTACCAGAAGAACCGCAGGTACCCAACGTATCTAAAAACTTTGTTGTACCGCAGTACAAAATGCTGGTCGTAGAAGACAATCTTGAGACCCAGCTCCTCGTCAAACGCTTACTCAAGCCAAACCTTGAAGTCGTACTGATTGACTCCTTTGACGCAGCGCTTGTGGCCTTCAACAATGCATCATTTGATATGGTATTACTCGACATCAACCTTGGCGAAAAACGTACGGGCACCGATCTGTTGCACAAGCTCCGTGCACTGCCAGGCAAAGCACCTTTTTATGCTGTGGCCTTCACCGCCTATGCCCTGCCTACGGACCGCTCCAACTTTCTGACCCAGGGCTTTGATGATTATCTACCCAAACCGTTTACCCGGTCCGACTTGATGGATCTCTTGCAACGCGCCAGCCTCGTCCGGGCGTCTGAAATGTAA
- a CDS encoding GNAT family N-acetyltransferase, protein MEAQTDLYIRRIQSYDEYIAVAELQKIVWGQESIEIVPPSILMVNQKIGGIVAGAFTPDHELVAFVYGLPGFRNNAEVHWSHMLAVKPAWRGKGIGKRLKQYQRAFVQERGIKIIHWTYDPLESVNAFLNLERLGAMPSEYICDLYGKGEKSILHKGIGTDRFILTWYLNPVDGQARRARFSPLAAPRSLPAVISKTLSFLPVSASGVRIEIPRNIQQLKREQPEEARAWRNATRAAFMHYFGKGYGVVGFHTLDEGCYYIMAQPNPS, encoded by the coding sequence TTGGAAGCACAAACTGATCTTTATATTCGCCGCATCCAATCGTACGATGAATACATCGCGGTGGCGGAGTTGCAGAAAATAGTTTGGGGGCAGGAGTCCATCGAAATTGTGCCGCCCTCCATTCTCATGGTGAATCAAAAGATTGGCGGTATCGTTGCCGGTGCCTTTACGCCCGACCATGAATTGGTGGCTTTTGTTTATGGGTTGCCTGGCTTTAGAAACAATGCAGAAGTGCACTGGTCGCATATGCTGGCGGTGAAGCCGGCGTGGCGTGGGAAGGGCATTGGAAAGCGTTTAAAGCAATACCAGCGCGCGTTTGTCCAGGAGCGCGGTATCAAAATCATCCACTGGACATACGATCCGCTAGAGTCGGTTAACGCATTTCTCAATCTGGAAAGGCTCGGCGCGATGCCATCGGAGTACATTTGCGACCTGTATGGCAAAGGTGAAAAAAGTATCCTGCACAAAGGGATCGGCACCGACCGATTTATCCTGACCTGGTATCTGAATCCGGTAGACGGGCAAGCACGCCGGGCCAGGTTTTCTCCGCTTGCTGCCCCGAGATCATTGCCAGCCGTTATCTCAAAAACACTGTCGTTTTTACCCGTTTCTGCGTCTGGGGTGCGCATTGAAATCCCGAGAAATATTCAACAACTCAAACGCGAACAACCCGAAGAAGCCCGGGCCTGGCGTAATGCAACCCGTGCGGCATTCATGCATTACTTCGGGAAAGGGTACGGCGTGGTAGGATTTCATACGCTCGATGAGGGCTGTTACTACATCATGGCCCAACCAAACCCATCCTGA